The genome window TAGGCATCTATCAAATGATATTTTGAAAACTATTTGCAAACAGCATGGTCCTGTGAGATCTGTCCAACAACAACCTTTTAGAAATTGGAGTATGAGGTACCTTGTTATGTAAAGGTTGAAATAAATCACAACTTGGCTTTTTATTAGACTCAAAACTATTGTAGATGTAACAATTTTTGCAGGACTCCAAATTTCATGTTTATACAGACTTTTTACAGTATTTTAGTGAGTTGTAACCTTACTTTTGAGCCAGAAAGTCATGCCCCAAAGGGAGAATGAGTCGTTGGAAGTGATGGACGACTAGCTAGCTGTGGTGTTACTACTCAGTCACTGAGATGGAATGAAGTGGCACGGTGTTGGCCTGTAACCCAGGGCTATATACGAACATGATACAATGCACCTGTTCATTCTGCCTCTGCTGTACACATTTTAATGGAGTGTAAATTTAATAGAGGAGCTGCCCTCTACTTTAGCTGAGAATGGACTAGTGTTGTACTGcttgttttgaaattttttgtgttATCTACATTCCAGGCTAAACTATTAGGTTGGAGAGTTTCATGTGTTGTATAGTGGCTAACTATTTCTTTTTTAGTCTAGTAATCAGCCAGATCCAAAAATTTGCAGTTATATTTTAGTCTCTTTGCTGTTTGTACCTTCCCACATTTACTCTCAAGTTTGAAGACACGGCGTAGTTTCAGGttcttaatttgtgtgtgtgtgtgtgctggaggaaaatattttgcaatcaattaaaacactttttaatatttttattgtttttcattgtttttgccTCAAGCTATTTTGGTAAAGGGACTAAAGACCAAAACAAATCATATTAAGTCTTTTTAAAATGACCAGCTAAATGAAGTGCATCTTTTTTTCAGGCAATGGCAGATGAAGATATGGTTGAAGTGCCCGaaaaactttcaaaatggttcacacATGATGAATGGAAACAGATGTCTTACTATGAAAGGAAAAGAACTCTTAATGTTTTGGAGAATTATCACACACTGACTGGTTTGGGTGAGTATTTTATTCTGTTCCATATGTGTGAGTATAAACTGTTTTTTGCAATTTTAATAGGTATCTGTGTACTAACATAATTTTCCATAGTATATATGATAAGATAATCATTCGCTTTCTGCTGATATAACCATGTAAACCTCAGATATTATCTTGATGCATTCATTTATTTTTGTCCTTTTTCTGTGAATAATTATGAATAGAATGTCCAGTATAAATAGAATCTCTGGCTGGCGTGTAGTTATTTGAAGTAGCAATTTTGGCTATGGACGAATACTAATAAATGAAAGTACAAATagcctttttctgtgtttcatttagttgtacttcCAGCTGTTGAAATAGTTTTCACAAACTGCCTTAAGGCCTTTTCAGATCTTTGTGAAACAATGCCTTGTTTGGTTATAGTAAACTCAAGTGTCTAGAAAAATTACAGTGGTCATAGTGCATTTATAAGATGAAGAAATTGTCTAGATCACACTTCATTTATCCACATCAACTCTAAATTATTTATATTGGCTAACTGCCATTTTGTCATAAAAATGAGACAAAAGGAATTAACATATTTATTTTTAGCTTCTGTAAAACAGGAAAATCACACATCATCACAAACTTGTAAATATCTTATGAGAAAAGCAAatcactcactgaaaagcagaaggatTGAGTCAtcgacagacacacacaaaaaagaaagaaaacttaccAGCCTTCAGAGGAAGAAAATTTGCCAGCTTTTGAAGTAATCTTTATTTGAGCTAGCATACAAATATaccaaggaaaacacacacacacacacacacacacacactcctgtgcCCATACATGGCACTGGCTGGATGAACTATTACGAGCTAGCAagtgttctttcttttttcatGTGTGCCTTTTGTTGACTCTAATGCTCCTCCTGTTCAGTgagtggtttcctttactgctgaggTATTTACATTCTGCCATAACTTAACTACAATATTTCACCACAAACTTTATAGAAACAATACagacgaagaagaaataaataatcaATACGAAAAAAAGTCAACTTTTGTATTGAAGTGGTCCATGTACAAGCATTGGTCACCAATTTTAGCAACCCACTCAAAAAAGCAAACTAATCAACGTGTCATCAGATGGTGATCATTGCATGTGAGAAGCACACTCACCATGTATAAAATGGCAACAGACAAAAAACAATGCAAAATATACAGTCCTccctaaacatgttgttgttgttgtggtcttcagtcctgagactggtttgatgcagctctccatgctactctatcctgtgcaagcttcttcatctcccagtacctactgcaaccaacatccttctgaatctgcttagtgcattgatctcttggtctccctctacgatttttaccctccacgctgccctccaatgctaaatttgtgatcccttgatgcctcaaaacgtgtcctaccaaccgatcccttcttctagtcaagttgtgccacaaacttctcttctccccaatcctattcaatacctcctcattagttacgtgatctacccaccttatcttcagcattcttctgtagcaccacatttcgaaagcttctattctcttcttgtccaaactggttatcgtccatgtttcacttccatacatggctacactccatacaaatactttcagaaacgacttcctgacacttaaatctatactcgatgttaacaaatttctcttcttcagaaacgatttccttgccattgccagtctacattttatatcctctctacttcgaccatcatcagttattttactccctaaatagcaaaactcctttactactttaagtgtctcattttctaatctaataccctcagcatcacccgatttaatttgactacataccattatcctcgttttgcttttgttgatgttcatcttatatcctcctttcaagacactgtccattccgttcaactgctcttccaagtcctttgctgtctctgacagaattacaatgtcatcggcgaacctcaaagtttttacttcttctccatgaattttaatacctactccgaatttttcttttgtttcctttactgcttgctcaatatacagattgaataacattggggagaggctacaaccctgtctcactcccttcccaaccactgcttccctttcatgcccctcgactcttataactgccatctggtttctgtacaaattgtaaatagcctttcgctccctgtattttacccctgccatcttcagaatttgaaagagagtattccagttaacgttgtcaaatgctttctctaagtctacaaatgctagaaacgtaggtttgccttttcttaatctttcttctaagataagtcgtaaggttagtattgcctcacgtgttccaacatttctacggaatccaaactgatcttccccgaggtctgcttctgccagtttttccattcgtctgtaaagaattcgcgttagtattttgcagctgtgacttattaaactgatagttcagtaattttcccatctgtcaacacctgctttctttggggttggaattattatattcttcttgaagtctgagggtatttcgcctgtctcatacatcttgctcaccagttggtagagttttgtcatgactggctctcccaaggccatcagtagttctaatggaatgttgtctactcccggggccttgtttcgactcaggtctttcagtgctctgtcaaaagtacatcgcccttgtataaaccctctatatactccttccacctttctgccttcccttctttgcttagaactgggttgccatctgagctcttgatattcatacaagtggttctcttctctccaaaggcctctttaattttcctgtaggcagtatctatcttacccctagtgagacaagcctctacatccttacatttgtcctctagccatccctgcttagacattttgcacttcctctcgatctcatttttgagacgtttgtattcctttttgcctgcttcatttactgcatttttatattttctcctttcatcaattaaattcaatatttcttctgttacccaaggatttctattagccctcgtctttttacctattgatcctctgctgccttcactacttcatccctcagagctacccattcttcttctaccgtatttctttcccccattcctgtcaattgttcccttatgttctccctgaaactctgtacaacctctggttctttcagtttatccaggtcccatctccttaaattcctgcctttttgcagtttcttcagtttcaatctgcagttcataatcaatagattgtggtcagaatccacatctgcccctggaaatgtcttacaatttaaaacctggttcctaaatctctgtcttaccattatgtaatctatctgataccttttaatatctccagtattcttccaggtatacaaccttctttcatgattcttgaaccaagtgttagctatgattaagttatgctctgtgcaaaattctacaaggcggcttcctctttcatttcttccccccaatccatattcacctactatgtttccttctctcccttttcctactgacgaattccagtcacccatgactattaaattttcgtctcccttcactacctgaataatttctcttatctcgtcatacatttcatcaatttcttcatcatctgcagagctagttggcatataaacttgtactactctagtaggcctgggctttgtgtctatcttggccacaataatgcgttcactatgctgtttgtagtagctaacccgcactcctattttttttattcattattaaacctactcctgcattacccctatttgattttgtatttataaccctgtaatcacctgaccaaaagtcttgttcctccagccaccgaacttcactaattcccattcccatttccctttttaaattttctaacctacctgcccgattaagggatctgacattccacgctccgatccgtagaatgccagttttctttctcctgataacgacgtcctcttgagtagtccccgcccggagatccgaatgggggactattttacctccggaatattttacccaagatgacgccatcatcatttaatcatacagtaaagctgcatgtcctcgggagaaattacggctgtagtttccccttgctttcagccgttcgcagtaccagcacagcaaggccgttttggttaatgttacaaggccacatcagtcaatcatccagactgttgcccctgcaactactgaaaaggctgctgcccctcttcaggaaccacatgtttgtctggcctctcaacagatacccctccgttgtggttgcacctacggtacggccatctgtatcgctgaggcacgcaagtctccccaccaacggcaaggtccatggttcatggggggtccctAAACATATCCTCTTACAATTACTCAGTTGTTGATTTAACAATCCAGTACACATCCGTTTGGAAGAATTTACCAATGTCTAGCACTCATATGAACATAATAAACTAATGAAAATTACAAGTGAACAAATGAAAATGGAAACATATCCCCCAACTGACTGCATTCAGCCTGATTtggacaaataaaaatgaaaattttattccagAATCCAAAGAACAGATAAAAATGTATCTCTATGAAAACCCTTGTTAGACAAGAATTGAAAATTGAAACTTCATTAAAATATGTAATGGGGAATCATTTTCAAGGAAGGAGAAGAGCAAAAGGATAACATACTAAAATATCTGCATACCAAGATTTATATAAAACAGAAAATATATATGCATCAGTATTGTTTACTTACCAATTAGGGAAACAATTCATAACCAACATAAGAGAAATTATCACAACAGAACAAAAATTGTAGACCTGAACTGACATACTTGACAATGCCAGTCTGACAAAACGTGTGACAGCAGTGATGGAATTAGACAGCAATATTCAAAATCTCATCTCAGCCACTGACTGCAGTTCTGCTGTTGTAACCAGAACGAGTATACTGATGATGCCAAAACCAGTATTTTAAAAGCTGCAAGTGAATTGAATGGCAACTATCTCCTACTTCCACTCAGTTGACATTACCAAACACCACATGCACTCTGTCAAGCTACCACTCATTACAATAGAACCTTATTGAAATCTGATCTTGTTTCTGGAAACAGTTTTCATTTACCATAGATCAAAATCTTTGAATCGCAGCAGTCTGTAAACATTTGTTTTTGTGAAGTTATTTATAGGGCAAGCCAACTCACATCTGAAACTTACCAGGGAATGGAATGCATCCTTCATATTAAATACAGTGATACTAATTGCATCATTCAAGCCTATATTGATTTCTATGAACATCAGCAGCATATACAGCCAAACACACCTGCTTTTTTGAACTAGACATGTGTCAAGTACCCCAACGCTCTCTGAAAGTACTACGCACATTTCCTGAAGACATCTGTTGACAATGCACTATCCATGTGAAATGGAAAGATATTACAGAAGGTAACAATATGAGTCTTATGTAATTCATAAACAAAGAAGGTGCAGTAGCCCTTATAAGAGAAATAATCTGAAGGGACATTGCTACTTCAATGCTACAAAAACAACCTTCAGGATAGAAACGAAATCTACAAAGACTACCAAATCATACAAACTAAATACACTGCCATTTTGTGCAGTCTTTGAAACTAATGGACACTGGgcacaggagtagaagaaaatgaccAGCATGAAGGAAAGCGTAGAAAATTTGAAACAATTGTGCTGCTTCCTTCACTTAAATATAGGTCAAGTATTAAAATATGTAGCAAAAGGgacaaaacattttgttcaaaatgcAAACAGTTGCATCACTGCACCATTTACTTGAGAGACGACTTAGATGTTATGACAgtgaataaaattcagaatttgatTTCCGATTATATTCACTTTCAGATAACAAGAATTCAGATCATTGGACTGATGGGCCTATGTACACCTGACACAATTTGTCCCAGATTTAGTAAGCCAGTCTACATTCATCATGCATTACTTGTCAATGAATTACAACTTAACCACTGTCATTGGAAAGATGTACCAGTTTTGAATACATATTCACTGCAACCAACTATTTCTCATGATGTCTTTTCACTTGCAAAGTTGCACACATTGCCACTGGCTGATCCTAAAGGTGGCTCACCAGATCTTTAGACTGAACTTCTCATCGGTGCAGACTACTACTAGAAGCTGATAAGTACACCCCCGATCTGTATCTCACCTTCTTTAGTACAAGTCCCTTCCATTTTTGAGTGGGTGTTAAGTAGAAATAAAAGCGGAATTGTTGTTAACCAAATCACTGTCAACATCACACCTGCACTGCATGTTCATCATGTTTGTAATTTTTGGGGACTTGAGACTGCAGTATCTCAGAGTAGTTTCATGCCTCTTATTCCACTGAAGATGCAGAAGAGTTGTTTCATTTCGTAGAAGTGACCTATAACGTCTCCAGTAACACCACAATAGCTCAGAAATGATTTTATGCATTGTGCAGAAAGTTGCAAAGCAACACATACTATACAGCTAATTATGAAACAAAAAAGATGGAATTCTCTTCTCAAGACCAAGTGCAGATGGTGAATTTAGATgttgagggaaaaatgactttctGCTTACCTCACCCCGTCATGAAAATGATGCTCCATGCTTTAGTGACATGTTAGACATAAGAGAAAATTTCTTTCATGACATATTAAACATACTGCTTCATTTCATATTACATTTATACTGTATAGGTGATGTCAGACATGCCTTTCTACAGCTTTCATTCATTATAGAGACCTGACACAATTCTTTTGATTTTGAGTATTTCCCAATGATGACAACAACCATCAGATCACCAACGAAATGGCTATGTACTGGTTCTTCTGCTCCATGTGTGTATGGACAATTTTGCAGCTTCCATTGATGATGAGGGGTGCATCAGTGCAATATATGACCATCTAACTGACTTTATGAACACCATAACATTATTGACATCAAAATGTGCTGTGAATTGTTCATAATTGCATCAGCTATGGCATCATTGAGATGTACCACTTCTACAGAAACACACATCTTCGGAATCGACTGGAAGGATGATTTTGATGCACTTCACACTCCATCTGCTGACATCTTTTGAAGAGTTCTAAGCACAACCAACAATGTAACATCTTGTCCTTCAGATGATGTCATGACCTTTTGATCCATCTGTGAGTGAATAAAACTATAAAAGAACTTGGAGTAGAAGACGGAGCCTAGAACTGTAATTTGGCCATAGCCAACCAGAGCTGGTCATTGACTAGGTGATCTGTGGAAGCAACCAGTTCCCTGTCATCAGACCTCCTATGCCGATGTCTGGGACAACTTTCAGAAAGTTACTACAGCCCAGCCTACTGCCAGTTACAACAGCCAACTCAGTCATTGTCCCTGTTTCCGATCATTCGGCATGACATACAAATGCAACCACTACCATGAACTCAGCATCGAGCTCCAGCATTTAAACACGACCTAACCAGCCCATCATTGTTTGACCAGTTGGGCAATGAAATTGCACCCAGTCTGTGTCAGCCACAGCCTTGGGGTCTTCACTCTGTGGCACCAGTGCCCTATCATCACTGGGTTGCAAATAAGGGACCACTGCCTGATTGCATAAGCTCTGGTGGCCAACAtactgccaccatctctatgggacTGCCTGCCATGGTATCTGCCATTGGAGTCTGTCAGCTCTTATCCTGCCGCTAAAGGGAAGATTTCGCTGGGTGCC of Schistocerca serialis cubense isolate TAMUIC-IGC-003099 chromosome 2, iqSchSeri2.2, whole genome shotgun sequence contains these proteins:
- the LOC126455434 gene encoding protein SSXA1-like → MADEDMVEVPEKLSKWFTHDEWKQMSYYERKRTLNVLENYHTLTGLGINVPKPDFMYPALHKTPRPLTQITPVYSTNKVTERPKEKDQYSFR